DNA from Lentilitoribacter sp. Alg239-R112:
GACCCGATTTTCAGTGGACCCTGAATTCGGAAATTTGGCGCGACTAAATGATGAAACCATGTTTATTTTCCATGGGATAGCCGAATATTGCGTACAAAAAGGCATTAGACACCTGATAGTGGAGACGCACCCTATCTATATCACGTGGTTATCGGAAATGGGTTGGGACACCACGCCAATTTCAAAAATCAAACGTATTGATGGAAAGAAAGTGGTTGCTTTTACTGCGGCGCCAACCGTCGAAACTGTACGCATTGGACAAGAACTGCTTTCACTAGATCATAGTGTTTTGTCTTCAAGAACTGAGGTTCAAGATATGATGCTCAATTTATCGAAAGCAAGTTAACAAACAACACATAATAAAAATCGGGATTAATCATGAGTGATAACGTGAAGAAAATTAGCACTGACACTTTAGAAATCATAGAAATTCATCTGCAGAAAGCTTTAGTTCTGGCAAACGAAATTGATGAACCTATGATCAGGTATGTTATTTCGATGGGTATTCATGAAGTTGAATCAAAACTCAAAACGAAAAAAAGAGCCTAATTAGGCAGCAATTGCTTTAACTATAAACGCCTGAACTCAATTTGTTCAGGCGTTTTTTGTATTTTACCCAAAATAAACTAATAGCTTTAGGAAGTTGCAAATAGATTCCATATAGATTTATGATTGAGTACACTTTGGAAACCTTGAGGAGTTCCCTTGACAAATAACAATCATAATTCAATTGAGGTGCGCCTTGGTAAACGTATCAAGTGCCGCCGCGAGGAACTCGATATTGATATATCAGACCTATCCAAAAGATCCGAAATACCAATTAGTCAGATTGCAAGTTTTGAAAGAGGAGTTGGAACACTTGAGGTTGCCGAAATACAGCGACTTTCTTCTGCTCTGAGTATGCCAATAGCTCTACTTTTTGAAGATGAAACTAGACAACAAAAAACTTACAACTTTATTTCACCAAAGGACGGCTTGGCTCTCAATTATGCCTTCTTAAGAATAGAGAATGAACTTGTTAGGAATGAGGTAATCGCATTGATACAAGCTCTCTCAAGTGGAGATAAACGTTTACCTCATCAAGAGCAAAATGATATATGCTTTAAACTAAAGTCTTTTAGAAAAAGTCTCTCAGATTAGATTGACTCATAAAGGCAGAGTATCTAACCCGTCGACGCCTTATGGAGAGGTGGTCCTAGGTTTGGACCAGCTCACAGCCAATTTAAAATGGATCTTGGTTTCATTTTAGGCTGCTAATCTCGCTGGTTCTGTTTTCTTCTCCTATGCTTCATTTGCAGGCATTCTAGCTGTCCATCATCACATAATTATGGTCAATCGGCATCCAACACTTTTCTGCATTTATTGAAATGGTAAGTCTTACCTTATTGCTTCAAAAATACATTAGCTTCTTCACTAATTTGCTGAATACCCGATTTGATTTTGTCGGTAGAGATGGCGGCAAAACCCATCCGAAATGAGTTCCTGGGTGATCCTTTATGATAAAAAATATCGCCTGGTTCTATTAAGACACCGCGGTGTTGAAGGCGTTTTGCAAAAACGCCGGCATCAAAATCTTTAGGTCCGGTTAACCAGAAAGAAGTTCCCCCTGTGGCAACGCCCGGTGAAAACATGGGTAGTTGGTTCTCTATGGCCTCCCGCATGACATGCCAACGTTGTGAATATATTTCTCTCAGTTTATTTAGATGAAAATCATGATAGCCATGAGCTAAAAATAGTGCGGTGGTTTCTTGGACAATACTTGGCGGATGCCGCACAGTCAGAGAACGAACAATTTTGGCAGATTTTATGATATCTTGGTGAGCTACAATGAAGCCCATGCGAATACTAGGTGATAGTGTCTTGGAAAGGCTTCCCACATAAATAACATCTCCATTTTTATCCAACGATTTAAGAGCAGGTTTTGGCTTCAAATGTCCCAACAAACCTACTTCATAATCATCTTCGATAATAAATGCATTCGCAGCTTGTGCTTTGTATAGTATTGCTTTTCGACGACTATCGCACATGGTTACCATTGAAGGAAATTGGCATCCCGGCGTAAGATAGGCGAGTTTAAACTCGTCTGGCAGTTGATCGGGGTTTAGTCCCTGCTCATCAACAGGAACTGGAGCAATTTTGTTTCTGTACATATGAAAAAGATGCCGAGCTTCTTGGTAGCCCGGATTTTCAAAAGCGATTGGTCGATTGTCATCTGCAAATAGTGTGCTAATTATACACAAAGCATGTTGGGCTCCGACTGTAATCAGAATTTCATTCTCAGCAACATTAATGCCTCTATAATGTAGCAGGCGTTGGCGCAATTGTTGGATAAGGTCCGGGCAATCAATATCAACGGCTTCACTTGTCCAAATTGGCAGTGCATTTCGCCCAAGAGCCAGGCGAGAGCATTCTCGCCATGCTTCAATTGGGAAAAATTCAGTATCTATTTGGTTGTAAACAAAGGGAAATTCAAATTCTGTCCAGTTTTTTGGTTGGTTTGCACGTGCATTTACATCTGGCAAATTATTATTGATAATTCGCTTTCGATTTACTGTTGAGGGTGAGGTATCACCAATATGCTCATCTAATTGAAGTATCGGAATATTCATTCCAACCTTGAAACCAGAGCGATCTTGAGATTGGAGGATACCCATTCCAACAAGGCCTGAATACGCCTCATATGCACTGTTTTTGGAAACCTGAAGCTGCTTGGCAATCTCGCGACAAGACGGGACCTTTTCCCCGCTGCGATATATCCCTTCGATAATCCGTGAGCAAATTGCCCTTCGAACAAGATCCTTCTTGCCTATTTGCTGCGCGGTCGTGTTTTTAGTTTGTGATTGGTCCACGGAATTATCATCTTTTGGTTCATACACTTACATGAAGCACTTTACCTTCAGGCAACAGATTCATCAAATTGGCTGTGTTGCAATCCAAATCGTCTTAGTTTGAAGATACTGATCCAACGCTTCAGTACCATTTTCGCGCGCAAGAGAGCCAGATTGTTTATACCCACCAAAAGGTGTTTTAATATCACCTTCAGTAAATCCATTGATGGCGACTGTACCGCAAGGTAGACGTCGCGCCATTGATATAGCCCTATCAATATCACGGGTGAAAACAGTTGCATGCAACCCATAAACAGTATCGTTGGCAACGGTCAACGCTTCTTCCACTGATTTGACCGGCATCACACCCAAAACTGGACCGAATATCTCCTCACGTGCGATGATCATATCATTCTTTACCCCATCAAAAATAGCAGGTTCGATGAAACTACCTGTCCTGTCAGAGTCACCACCAGTAATTAATTTAGCTCCTTCGCTGCGACCCTTGTTGATATAGTCTAACACCATGTTTTTGTGGTCACTGGATATCATGGACCCTATTGTGGTTTCTGGATCTAACGGATCACCCAGTTTAAACTGAGCGACACGTTTGGTCATTTTATCCAGAAATTCATCGACAAGTGGCGCAGCAATTATCTGGCGCATATTGGCCGAGCAGTTTTGTCCACCATTCCAGAACGCTGCCATTGCGGCATCTTCAATCAAGTTATCTGTTATGTCGGCATCATCAAGTACAATGAAGGGGCTTTTACCTCCAAGCTCCAATCCCACACCTTTTAAATTACTATCGCCTGAATAACGCATAAACATACGCCCAACTTCCGTTGAACCGGTGAAGGTAACAACATCAATATCATTGTGAAGACCGATCGCTTGACCAGCAGTTTCCCCAAGCCCAGGGAGAATATTAACAACACCGTCTGGAATACCTGCTTCACTAATTAGCTCGCCAAGCTTTATTGCACTCAGTGGCGTTTGTTCAGCTGGTTTGATAACGATTGAACAACCTGCTGCAAGAGCTGAGGCTATTTTCCAGACTGTCATCAAAAATGGGAAATTCCATGGTACAACCGCCCCAACCACTCCTACGGGTTCCTTGACAATCAGCGCCAAAGCATCCTCGCCGGTATTGGCAACCTTACCAAAAGTTTTATCAGCTAATTCAGCATACCAGCGGAAGTAATTTACTGCTTCCGAGCCCGTTTCCTGTAGACAATCGGAGATTGTTTTGCCTGCATCAATGCTTTCCAAAACCGCCAATTCATGATTGTTTTGTTCAACTAGCTCAGCTAACTTAAACAGGATTTCTTTTCGATATTCTGGACTAGCACGTGACCAAGTCCCATCATTAAATACGCGTCTTGCAGCTTTAACTGCTCGATCAACATCGGCAGGCCCACAATGAGTAAATGATGTGATCAACTCACCTGTGGCAGGGTTTATCGTCTCAAGTTTGGCACCGTCTTCGGCTTCACAGAACTTGCCATCTATAAATGCCTGCGTGTTAATTTTTATGTTATCCCGAATTTTGTGAAAGTCGGCTTTTGTCATTTCCATAAATTTATCCTTCGAGCTTTAAATCAGTATTCAACTAAGGCTTCGTGCAAATTTTCGAATGTCTTCAATTAGCAAGTCTGGTTGTTCCATGGCGGCAAAATGACCACCTTTAGGCATCTCACTCCATTGGGTTACGTTGTAGATGCGCTCTGCGTAGCTGCGCGGTGGCCAGTTCAGCATTTCTTTAGGAAACACCGCACATCCTGTTGGTACCTCTACTCGCCTGCCTTCAGGCGACAAAATTCTGCCACCTTCCTCCCGACGCCCGTAATAGATCCATGATGCTGTGTTGAAGGTTCTGGTTGTGATATAAACCATGATGTTTGTGAGAAGTTGGTCTTTAGTGTAGACGCTTTCGATGTCATCACCTTCGGTATCTGACCAACTATTCATTTTTTCCAGTATCCATGCTGCAACTCCCACAGGGCTATCCATCATTGCGTAGCTCAATGTTTGGGGTTTGGTCGCTTGCTGGGTTCGGTAACCATTTTGCATGATCTGGTCAGCTTCAAATTGAGCTGCCCAAGCTTCTTCTTGCGGCCCTTGCGGTCCGTCCTTATGGCGCATCGTCAGAACATTGATGTGGATTGCTTCACAGACTGGTCCATGGTCATAGCCAAGCCAACTAGATATCGCACCACCCCAATCTCCACCTTGGGCCATATACGATTTATATCCTAATGTATCGGTCATCAGTGTGTTAAATACATTTGCCATTTCCCTCGGTCCATAGGGGCGAGAAGGACGTCCTGAAAATCCAAATCCAGGTAACGATGGTGCAACGACATCAAACGCATCTTCTATATTCCCACCGTGTTTTTCAGGGTGAGCAAGAAGATCAATAAAGTCCAGAAACTCTACGATCGTGCCTGGCCAGCCGTGGCTAATGATCAATGGTCTAGGATTTTTCCCACTACCCTTTTCATGAATGAAGTGTAGGTCAATTCCATTGACTGGCGCTTTGAAATGAGAGAAACGATTGATCTCAGTTTCGTGTTTTTTCCAGTCGTATTCGCGAACCCAATAGTCGCAAAACTCCTTCATGTAATCAAGATTTGTACCGTAGTCCCACCCCCCATCATCTGGCATTTCGTGCCATGGAAACGCTGCAACACGTGCGCGAATACCTTTAATAACCTCGTCTGAAATATCTACACTGAATGGTCTAATTGACTTCATGTCAGCCTCTCCAAAATACGGTTTTGGCGACGTATATTGCGCTTAATCACCAAATTACTAAATATTGATTTTCAATAACCAATGGTCCTCGTTACATCTGTCTTAGCTAAGTTTTGGGATCACATGTAAGGAGCAGATTAAAGCTTTGATAAGGACAGTTATTGCTTCCTTATCTCAATCGTATGTGCTTTTGGCAGTTTGTGGTGATGGTAATTTATATGATAAGTATCTGAAAAAAATCAGATAAATTGAATTATCACTGTGGTTTTGTCTGTCGTTGAATGTAAACAAATATTCTATCTGTCCCTGTTTATCAGGTTATTTGTACCTGTTTTCCGCTTTCCCATGTGTGAATGATGGGTCGAAGAACTTACTGGGAAGAGTACAGGCGTTTGGCCTGATAAATGGGAGATTACAAATGAAGAAGAATTCAGTTTTGACGGTAGCCGTTACAGCGGCGACCTTAATGCTAGGGGCGCATGCTGCGAATGCAGAAAAGGTTCTCAAATTAGGTACTGTTGGCTTTTTAGGAATGCCTATTGGTGACGCAATTGATCAAGCATTGATCCCAACACTGAATGAAGTGTCCGGAGGAGAATTGACCATTGAGCCTCACTACCGGAAATCTTTGTGTAGCGAGCAATCTTGCGGGGAGCAGGCAAATCAGGGTCTATTACAACTCTGGACAAGCTCTACAGCCAATTTTGGTAATTTCGGCACAGCTTTGTCGATTTTTGATCTACCATATATCTTTAAAAGCATTGAAGATGCAGACCGTATTTCGACAGAATGGCTTGCGAAAAAACAATGT
Protein-coding regions in this window:
- a CDS encoding acyl-homoserine-lactone synthase; the protein is MEFKMLEVIDRYNFDLYQSELESIYRYRHWYFVDRLDWKAIYREDGREIDDYDNDDAIHLAKLKAGRVVSYTRLIPTNRPHLLSHVYPEIMDGQDYETGKDIYEWTRFSVDPEFGNLARLNDETMFIFHGIAEYCVQKGIRHLIVETHPIYITWLSEMGWDTTPISKIKRIDGKKVVAFTAAPTVETVRIGQELLSLDHSVLSSRTEVQDMMLNLSKAS
- a CDS encoding helix-turn-helix transcriptional regulator, with amino-acid sequence MTNNNHNSIEVRLGKRIKCRREELDIDISDLSKRSEIPISQIASFERGVGTLEVAEIQRLSSALSMPIALLFEDETRQQKTYNFISPKDGLALNYAFLRIENELVRNEVIALIQALSSGDKRLPHQEQNDICFKLKSFRKSLSD
- a CDS encoding PLP-dependent aminotransferase family protein; the encoded protein is MDQSQTKNTTAQQIGKKDLVRRAICSRIIEGIYRSGEKVPSCREIAKQLQVSKNSAYEAYSGLVGMGILQSQDRSGFKVGMNIPILQLDEHIGDTSPSTVNRKRIINNNLPDVNARANQPKNWTEFEFPFVYNQIDTEFFPIEAWRECSRLALGRNALPIWTSEAVDIDCPDLIQQLRQRLLHYRGINVAENEILITVGAQHALCIISTLFADDNRPIAFENPGYQEARHLFHMYRNKIAPVPVDEQGLNPDQLPDEFKLAYLTPGCQFPSMVTMCDSRRKAILYKAQAANAFIIEDDYEVGLLGHLKPKPALKSLDKNGDVIYVGSLSKTLSPSIRMGFIVAHQDIIKSAKIVRSLTVRHPPSIVQETTALFLAHGYHDFHLNKLREIYSQRWHVMREAIENQLPMFSPGVATGGTSFWLTGPKDFDAGVFAKRLQHRGVLIEPGDIFYHKGSPRNSFRMGFAAISTDKIKSGIQQISEEANVFLKQ
- a CDS encoding aldehyde dehydrogenase — translated: MEMTKADFHKIRDNIKINTQAFIDGKFCEAEDGAKLETINPATGELITSFTHCGPADVDRAVKAARRVFNDGTWSRASPEYRKEILFKLAELVEQNNHELAVLESIDAGKTISDCLQETGSEAVNYFRWYAELADKTFGKVANTGEDALALIVKEPVGVVGAVVPWNFPFLMTVWKIASALAAGCSIVIKPAEQTPLSAIKLGELISEAGIPDGVVNILPGLGETAGQAIGLHNDIDVVTFTGSTEVGRMFMRYSGDSNLKGVGLELGGKSPFIVLDDADITDNLIEDAAMAAFWNGGQNCSANMRQIIAAPLVDEFLDKMTKRVAQFKLGDPLDPETTIGSMISSDHKNMVLDYINKGRSEGAKLITGGDSDRTGSFIEPAIFDGVKNDMIIAREEIFGPVLGVMPVKSVEEALTVANDTVYGLHATVFTRDIDRAISMARRLPCGTVAINGFTEGDIKTPFGGYKQSGSLARENGTEALDQYLQTKTIWIATQPI
- a CDS encoding epoxide hydrolase family protein, yielding MKSIRPFSVDISDEVIKGIRARVAAFPWHEMPDDGGWDYGTNLDYMKEFCDYWVREYDWKKHETEINRFSHFKAPVNGIDLHFIHEKGSGKNPRPLIISHGWPGTIVEFLDFIDLLAHPEKHGGNIEDAFDVVAPSLPGFGFSGRPSRPYGPREMANVFNTLMTDTLGYKSYMAQGGDWGGAISSWLGYDHGPVCEAIHINVLTMRHKDGPQGPQEEAWAAQFEADQIMQNGYRTQQATKPQTLSYAMMDSPVGVAAWILEKMNSWSDTEGDDIESVYTKDQLLTNIMVYITTRTFNTASWIYYGRREEGGRILSPEGRRVEVPTGCAVFPKEMLNWPPRSYAERIYNVTQWSEMPKGGHFAAMEQPDLLIEDIRKFARSLS